One Phycisphaerae bacterium RAS2 DNA window includes the following coding sequences:
- the vgb_1 gene encoding Virginiamycin B lyase produces the protein MMTPVRKLRLIGDASPRSQRVFILSARAMAVGVALACAAHAVAEEGLPRHRNAHSKTIVSIDRAELQSRFDSQGFARVVDVPLPGGEAVDLALDHRSAPASRTQFVVGQVGGPDRDISGAVAEALVLRGRVPGHADSFVFLSLSSTGVGGIVDLGRGGARYRITNHPSDGSSLPPGHVAVEPMIFAGQRGPDTPSCAVGAMTAPVPAREPALGPSTPPKPGPHVIRLAVETDHELFQLFGDPVATASYTAAVFAEVSAICERDVDARVDLTFVRVWDDWNDLFNEPDPLNAFRSFWNANMQAVPRDVAQFFSGRRDLPYGGVAFLGSLCGNNGYSVVGYAMGMFPDPQFPSVFNYDIFVTAHELGHNIDAPHTHDIGLDNCFSLDTPARRGTIMSYCSQTVSGGNAVSDLRFHRGIQAIIEPYLEGLTCLTHDCNGNGIADETEILGGAPDANGNNVPDECEDCNNNGTLDPADIAAMTSTDLNLNGVPDECEPDCNGNNVPDDVDIASSFSADLDNNVVPDECQTDCDRDGTADAVEILANMTLDRDRDNILDACQDCDSDEMTDLAELDNAHAAWLAGHEGGVKAFHAASGVVTIATDAMQVDEPNDVLVTPDGRVLVTSGHDHRVVEFDRTGATVGDFVSAGSGGLATPTGITRGPNGNVFISSSGSHAVLEYDGTTGAFVGVFVAPGAGGLVSPFGLEFGPNGNLFVTSNDSRIMEFNGATGAFVGEFVSNQHSGGLDNPRGIAFKPDGNLLAASFSTRSVLEYDGATGNLLRKFNRAGTDVALTMAGPWGVRIGPDGQVYISRHFHNGDPDGGGHDDDHSFTGGDDPQPLHVNSTRIYQFEARTGNFIRSYITGNDTGLRFSTGFDFMPGWGVDCNNNQLIDSCDIASGASVDGDRDGTPDECETDCNSNSVPDRLELWPDGPLFDCNGNGVPDACDIAGGVSRDCNGDNRPDECEATAVLFDNFERDRGWTTAVLGATAGQWQRGTPINDPGSSFDPAFDADFGGQCWLTQNTPGDSDVDNGAVRLISPIMDMSAGVITMSYEYYLRLSNTNGGVDRMLVEISSNGPAGPWTQIALHTQNGGLNWHYHQIDHDDLMAAGVSLTSTMQVRFTVNDANPQSTVEAGLDTFYVTATLGPTYLNLGDMNCDCNVNGLDIAAFVQALLDPQGYATTHVGCSILLGDLTDDGNVDESDIGPMVDLLLGR, from the coding sequence ATGATGACACCGGTCCGCAAACTCCGCCTCATTGGGGACGCAAGCCCCCGTTCTCAACGTGTTTTCATCCTCTCGGCGCGGGCGATGGCCGTTGGGGTTGCCCTGGCGTGCGCGGCGCACGCCGTCGCCGAAGAAGGCCTACCGCGGCACCGCAATGCCCATTCAAAGACCATTGTATCGATCGATCGCGCGGAGCTTCAGTCGCGCTTCGACTCCCAGGGCTTCGCCCGGGTTGTCGACGTTCCATTGCCGGGCGGCGAAGCGGTGGACCTCGCGCTCGATCACCGAAGCGCCCCCGCATCGAGAACGCAATTCGTGGTGGGCCAGGTCGGCGGGCCGGATCGGGACATTTCAGGCGCCGTCGCCGAGGCCCTGGTCCTTCGAGGCCGCGTACCGGGTCACGCCGACTCGTTTGTCTTTCTTTCGCTTTCATCCACGGGCGTGGGTGGCATCGTTGATCTGGGGCGCGGCGGGGCGCGCTATCGCATCACGAATCATCCTTCGGACGGGTCGAGCCTACCGCCCGGTCATGTCGCCGTGGAGCCGATGATCTTCGCCGGCCAGCGCGGGCCGGATACGCCGTCTTGCGCCGTCGGCGCGATGACTGCCCCGGTTCCCGCGCGCGAACCCGCGCTAGGCCCCAGTACCCCGCCGAAACCCGGCCCGCACGTTATTCGGCTGGCGGTGGAGACCGACCATGAATTGTTTCAGCTATTCGGTGACCCCGTCGCAACAGCGAGCTACACGGCCGCGGTGTTTGCCGAGGTCAGCGCGATCTGCGAGCGCGACGTCGACGCGCGCGTCGATCTCACGTTCGTGCGCGTCTGGGACGACTGGAACGACCTGTTCAACGAGCCGGACCCGCTGAACGCGTTCCGCTCGTTCTGGAATGCCAACATGCAGGCCGTGCCGCGCGACGTGGCCCAGTTCTTCTCCGGGCGGCGCGATCTGCCTTATGGCGGCGTGGCTTTTCTTGGATCGCTTTGCGGCAACAACGGCTACTCGGTCGTCGGCTACGCGATGGGCATGTTTCCCGATCCGCAGTTTCCGAGCGTGTTTAATTATGACATTTTCGTGACCGCGCACGAACTGGGGCACAACATCGACGCGCCGCACACGCACGATATCGGCCTGGACAATTGCTTCAGCCTCGACACACCGGCCCGGCGCGGCACGATCATGAGCTATTGCAGCCAGACCGTCAGCGGTGGGAACGCCGTCAGCGACCTGCGCTTTCATCGCGGCATTCAGGCGATCATCGAGCCGTACCTCGAAGGGCTGACCTGCCTGACGCACGACTGCAATGGCAACGGAATCGCCGACGAGACGGAGATTTTGGGCGGCGCGCCCGACGCAAACGGCAACAACGTGCCCGATGAATGCGAGGACTGCAACAACAACGGCACGCTGGACCCTGCCGACATCGCCGCGATGACCAGCACGGACCTGAACCTCAACGGAGTCCCCGACGAATGCGAGCCGGACTGCAACGGCAACAACGTTCCCGATGACGTGGACATCGCGAGCAGTTTCAGCGCCGACCTGGACAACAATGTCGTCCCCGATGAATGCCAGACGGATTGTGATCGCGACGGCACGGCCGATGCAGTCGAGATTCTCGCAAACATGACGCTCGACCGGGACCGCGACAACATCCTCGATGCCTGCCAGGACTGCGACAGCGACGAGATGACGGACCTCGCCGAACTCGACAACGCGCACGCCGCGTGGCTGGCCGGGCATGAGGGCGGCGTGAAGGCGTTTCACGCGGCCAGCGGTGTTGTGACCATTGCAACCGATGCGATGCAGGTTGACGAACCGAACGACGTGCTGGTCACGCCGGATGGGCGCGTCCTTGTCACGAGCGGCCACGATCATCGCGTCGTGGAGTTTGATCGAACGGGTGCGACCGTGGGCGATTTCGTCAGCGCGGGGTCCGGCGGGCTGGCGACACCAACCGGCATCACGCGCGGCCCGAACGGAAACGTATTTATCTCCAGCAGCGGAAGTCATGCTGTGCTGGAATACGATGGAACCACGGGTGCGTTTGTGGGCGTGTTTGTCGCGCCGGGCGCAGGCGGGCTGGTGTCGCCGTTCGGATTGGAGTTCGGCCCGAACGGAAACCTGTTCGTCACCAGCAACGACAGCCGAATCATGGAATTCAACGGCGCCACCGGCGCATTCGTCGGAGAGTTTGTCTCCAATCAACACAGCGGCGGGCTGGACAACCCGCGCGGAATCGCCTTCAAGCCCGACGGCAACCTGCTGGCGGCAAGCTTCTCCACGCGGTCGGTGCTGGAGTACGACGGGGCGACCGGCAACCTCCTTCGCAAGTTCAACCGGGCGGGAACGGATGTCGCGCTGACCATGGCCGGCCCCTGGGGCGTGCGGATCGGCCCGGACGGTCAGGTCTACATCAGCCGACACTTTCACAACGGCGATCCCGACGGCGGCGGCCACGACGACGATCACTCGTTCACCGGCGGGGACGACCCTCAACCGCTGCACGTGAACTCGACGCGCATTTATCAATTCGAAGCCCGCACGGGCAATTTCATTCGATCGTACATCACCGGAAACGACACGGGGCTGCGATTTTCTACCGGTTTCGATTTCATGCCGGGATGGGGCGTCGATTGCAACAACAACCAACTGATCGACTCGTGCGACATTGCCTCCGGAGCCAGTGTCGACGGCGATCGCGATGGCACGCCCGACGAGTGCGAGACCGATTGCAACTCGAACAGCGTTCCCGATCGGCTGGAGCTATGGCCCGACGGCCCCCTGTTCGACTGCAACGGAAACGGCGTGCCCGATGCGTGCGACATCGCCGGCGGTGTGAGCCGGGACTGCAACGGCGACAACCGACCCGACGAGTGCGAGGCCACGGCAGTGCTGTTTGACAACTTTGAGCGCGACCGCGGCTGGACGACGGCCGTCCTCGGCGCGACGGCCGGCCAATGGCAGCGCGGTACGCCGATCAATGATCCGGGCAGTTCGTTCGACCCGGCATTCGACGCCGATTTTGGCGGGCAGTGCTGGCTGACGCAGAACACGCCGGGCGATTCGGACGTGGACAACGGCGCCGTGCGATTGATCTCGCCGATCATGGACATGTCTGCCGGCGTGATCACGATGAGCTACGAATACTACTTGCGGCTGTCCAATACCAACGGCGGCGTGGACCGCATGCTGGTCGAAATCAGTTCGAACGGGCCGGCGGGACCGTGGACCCAGATCGCGCTGCACACCCAGAACGGCGGGCTGAACTGGCATTATCACCAGATCGACCACGACGACCTGATGGCCGCCGGCGTCTCGCTGACATCCACGATGCAGGTTCGGTTCACCGTCAACGATGCGAACCCGCAAAGCACGGTCGAGGCGGGCCTGGATACGTTTTACGTGACCGCGACGCTGGGACCGACCTATCTCAATCTCGGCGACATGAACTGCGACTGCAATGTGAACGGACTGGACATCGCCGCGTTTGTGCAGGCGCTGCTTGACCCGCAGGGTTACGCCACGACGCACGTCGGATGCAGCATCCTGCTGGGCGATTTGACCGACGATGGGAACGTCGACGAATCCGACATCGGCCCGATGGTCGACCTGCTCCTCGGTCGTTAG
- the atpG gene encoding ATP synthase gamma chain, which yields MAKARQIVKRRKAVTNIRKITKTMQLIATARFQQAYNRAVATKPYTQKITQLVQELSAATAGQIDHPLMRENPDAAKDVALVITSSRGLCGGYNSSILRKAVVQLDSGSARTQELVVVGKKGNAYFKFIRRPVTKAITNIDDRPRFEQVEPIAAELMQRYIAGEIGRVTVTYMRFISTGKQAAETVQLLPLSADVASAQKPGAPASAAAASGAGSTVQYDFSPEPEALLKVLLPQTVKVRLYQCFTDAAVSEQVARMVAMKAATDAAGDMIKSLSQSFNRARQSQITMELLDIVGGAEALK from the coding sequence ATGGCTAAGGCACGACAAATCGTCAAACGCCGCAAAGCGGTGACGAACATTCGCAAGATCACCAAGACGATGCAGCTCATCGCCACCGCGCGCTTTCAGCAGGCCTACAACCGCGCCGTCGCCACCAAGCCTTACACCCAGAAGATCACCCAACTCGTGCAGGAGCTTTCCGCCGCCACCGCCGGGCAGATCGACCACCCGCTGATGCGCGAAAACCCGGACGCGGCGAAGGATGTCGCGCTGGTCATCACATCGAGCCGCGGTTTGTGCGGTGGGTACAACTCCAGCATCCTGCGCAAGGCCGTGGTGCAGCTCGATTCGGGCAGCGCGCGAACGCAGGAGCTGGTCGTCGTCGGCAAAAAGGGCAACGCGTATTTCAAGTTCATCCGGCGGCCTGTGACGAAGGCGATTACCAACATCGACGATCGCCCGCGCTTCGAGCAGGTCGAGCCGATCGCGGCCGAGTTGATGCAGCGTTACATCGCGGGCGAGATCGGTCGCGTGACGGTGACGTACATGCGGTTCATCTCGACCGGCAAGCAGGCGGCTGAGACGGTTCAACTCTTGCCGTTGTCAGCGGACGTTGCGTCGGCGCAGAAGCCCGGCGCACCCGCTTCCGCAGCCGCGGCGAGTGGGGCCGGATCAACCGTGCAATACGATTTCTCGCCCGAGCCGGAGGCGCTTTTGAAGGTGCTGCTGCCGCAGACGGTAAAAGTGCGGTTGTACCAGTGCTTCACCGACGCGGCGGTGAGTGAGCAGGTCGCGCGCATGGTCGCGATGAAGGCGGCGACGGACGCCGCCGGTGACATGATCAAGTCGCTGTCGCAGTCTTTCAATCGCGCGCGGCAATCGCAGATCACGATGGAACTACTCGACATTGTCGGCGGCGCAGAAGCGCTGAAATAG
- a CDS encoding ATP cone domain protein, which produces MSHQRSKGELRVVKRDGSIEPFMTSKILSCIFSGLEATGEASELTAAMARGLGEAVTEYLHSISKGSTIPSRQLVDLVDLVLSQTGHCEAAMAIRHHANLRDRRRKVMMVATPRPTDGRFVQKRWDKSLIVQHLKRQHQLDAPTSRMMASRVEQLVFNCGLRVVTAGLVREMVRSELLAWGLMPGALVVKRVRHERTNSKGKVKDHTDPANPARGAGE; this is translated from the coding sequence ATGAGCCACCAACGGAGTAAGGGCGAGTTGCGCGTCGTGAAGCGCGATGGAAGCATCGAGCCGTTCATGACGTCCAAGATCCTTAGTTGCATCTTCAGCGGACTGGAGGCAACCGGGGAAGCATCGGAATTGACCGCTGCCATGGCGCGCGGCCTGGGCGAAGCCGTCACCGAATATCTGCACAGCATCAGCAAGGGGTCCACCATTCCCTCTCGCCAGCTCGTCGATCTGGTGGACCTCGTGTTGAGCCAGACCGGGCACTGCGAAGCGGCGATGGCGATCCGCCATCATGCAAACCTTCGTGACCGGCGGCGCAAGGTGATGATGGTCGCGACGCCAAGGCCGACCGACGGGCGTTTCGTCCAGAAGCGCTGGGACAAGTCGCTGATCGTGCAGCATCTCAAGCGGCAGCATCAGTTGGACGCGCCGACGTCGCGCATGATGGCCAGCCGCGTGGAACAACTGGTGTTCAACTGCGGCCTGCGCGTCGTGACGGCGGGCCTCGTGCGCGAGATGGTGCGCAGCGAGCTGCTCGCGTGGGGCTTGATGCCCGGCGCGCTGGTCGTGAAGCGCGTGCGACACGAGCGGACGAACTCAAAAGGCAAGGTGAAGGACCATACCGATCCGGCCAACCCCGCAAGGGGCGCCGGCGAGTAA
- the atpD gene encoding ATP synthase subunit beta, whose translation MVAAVSAQNTGKVTQVIGSTLDAEFPEDKMPRIYNALLVDVERKVGGSVTKERLTCEVASHLGGGRVRAVVLGNTDGLRRGVDILDTGAPVSVPVGMETLGRVFNLVGNPIDGRGPVNAKTTRPIHHEPANFSELTPKTEQLVTGIKVIDLLAPFVRGGKTGLFGGAGLGKTVIIQEMIARIAREHSGYSVFAGVGERTREGNDLWLEMQEAEFKDSSGKVKKVIEHTAMVFGQMNEPPGARLRVALSALTMAEYFRDDSGADTMLFIDNIFRFSQAGSEVSALLGRMPSAVGYQPTLSTEMGELQERITSTSQGAVTSVQAVYVPADDLTDPAPATAFTHLDAFIVLARSISEKGIYPAIDPLASSSRILDAQYIGDRHYNCAKRVQQILQRYRDLQDIIAILGVDELSEEDKLLVSRARKIERFFSQPFYVAETFTGFPGNYTQLDDTIRSFEGICDGKYDSLPEQAFMYVGQIEEAVEKAKKLQQ comes from the coding sequence ATGGTTGCTGCCGTTTCGGCTCAAAACACCGGCAAGGTTACGCAGGTCATCGGCTCGACGCTCGACGCCGAGTTTCCCGAGGACAAGATGCCCCGCATCTACAACGCCCTTCTCGTCGATGTCGAGCGCAAGGTCGGCGGCTCGGTCACGAAGGAGCGCCTGACCTGCGAGGTCGCCAGTCACCTGGGCGGCGGGCGCGTGCGGGCCGTTGTGCTCGGCAACACGGACGGCCTGCGGCGCGGCGTCGATATCCTCGACACCGGCGCGCCGGTCAGCGTGCCCGTGGGAATGGAAACGCTCGGCCGCGTCTTTAACCTCGTCGGCAATCCGATTGATGGCCGCGGCCCGGTCAACGCCAAGACGACGCGACCGATTCACCACGAACCGGCGAACTTCTCCGAGCTGACCCCCAAGACCGAGCAGCTTGTCACCGGCATCAAGGTCATCGACCTGCTCGCCCCGTTCGTACGCGGCGGCAAGACCGGCCTGTTCGGCGGTGCCGGCCTCGGCAAGACCGTCATCATTCAGGAAATGATCGCTCGCATCGCCCGCGAGCATTCGGGCTACTCGGTATTCGCCGGCGTCGGCGAGCGAACCCGCGAGGGCAACGACCTCTGGCTCGAAATGCAGGAAGCCGAGTTCAAGGACAGCAGCGGCAAGGTGAAGAAGGTCATTGAGCACACGGCCATGGTCTTCGGCCAGATGAACGAGCCGCCGGGTGCGCGGTTGCGCGTCGCCTTGAGCGCCCTCACGATGGCCGAGTACTTCCGCGACGATTCCGGTGCGGACACGATGCTCTTTATTGACAACATTTTCCGATTCAGCCAGGCGGGTTCAGAAGTGTCGGCGCTTCTTGGACGCATGCCCAGCGCCGTCGGGTATCAGCCGACACTCTCCACCGAGATGGGTGAGTTGCAGGAGCGCATCACCTCCACCAGTCAGGGCGCTGTCACGTCGGTGCAGGCGGTGTACGTGCCGGCCGACGACTTGACCGACCCGGCTCCTGCGACGGCCTTCACCCACCTCGACGCGTTCATCGTGTTGGCGCGATCGATTTCCGAGAAGGGCATTTATCCGGCCATCGATCCGCTGGCGTCGTCGAGCCGCATTTTGGACGCACAATACATCGGCGACCGGCACTACAACTGCGCGAAGCGCGTGCAGCAGATTCTTCAGCGCTACCGCGACTTGCAGGACATCATCGCGATTCTTGGTGTGGACGAACTGTCGGAAGAAGACAAGCTGCTCGTCTCCCGCGCGCGGAAGATCGAGCGATTCTTCAGCCAGCCGTTCTACGTCGCCGAGACGTTCACCGGTTTCCCCGGCAACTACACGCAATTGGACGACACGATTCGCAGCTTCGAAGGCATCTGCGACGGCAAGTACGATTCCCTGCCCGAGCAGGCGTTCATGTACGTCGGCCAGATTGAAGAGGCGGTCGAAAAGGCGAAGAAGCTCCAGCAGTGA